The following proteins are encoded in a genomic region of Laspinema palackyanum D2c:
- a CDS encoding sulfate ABC transporter substrate-binding protein — protein MGQWQRIAEGTNFADQNRRLGSGGFRLGTLVRWWEEWFPGRGKYRQIQKSVSLFLVGLSLSAAIAACGSPTGTAGGDNVQLTLVSYAVTRAAYEQIIPQFAQQWKEEHNQEVTFTQSYGGSGSQTRAVIDGLEADIVALALALDTQQIEKAGLIQPGWEEEAPNNAIVHKSVAALVTRPGNPKGINRWQDLAKDDVSVITANPKTSGGARWNFLGLWGAITQTGGNDTTANEFTRQVFQNVPVLPRDARESSDVFFKQGQGDVLINYENEVILAKQNGQELPYLIPEVNISIDNPIAVVDANVDQHGTREVAEAFVQYLFTPSAQREFAKVGFRPVDPNVAAEFSNQFPPIQTLFTVADLGGWDTVQTKFFDDGAIFDTILSQVRR, from the coding sequence ATGGGTCAATGGCAACGCATCGCAGAGGGAACAAACTTCGCGGATCAAAACCGTAGATTAGGGAGTGGGGGGTTTAGGCTAGGGACCCTCGTTCGTTGGTGGGAAGAATGGTTCCCGGGTCGAGGGAAGTATCGACAAATTCAAAAATCCGTTTCATTGTTTCTGGTGGGACTGAGCTTGAGTGCGGCGATCGCAGCTTGTGGAAGTCCCACAGGAACAGCAGGCGGAGATAACGTCCAACTCACCCTGGTGTCTTATGCCGTCACTCGTGCCGCGTATGAGCAAATCATTCCGCAATTTGCACAGCAGTGGAAAGAAGAACATAACCAAGAAGTCACCTTTACCCAAAGTTATGGGGGTTCCGGTTCCCAAACCCGAGCCGTCATTGATGGATTAGAAGCCGATATCGTTGCCTTAGCGCTGGCATTAGATACCCAACAAATTGAAAAAGCCGGACTGATTCAACCGGGGTGGGAAGAAGAAGCGCCTAACAATGCGATCGTCCATAAATCCGTCGCTGCTTTAGTTACCCGACCCGGTAACCCCAAAGGTATCAACAGATGGCAAGACTTAGCCAAAGATGATGTCAGCGTGATTACTGCTAACCCCAAAACCTCTGGCGGTGCGCGATGGAATTTCTTAGGTCTTTGGGGTGCCATCACCCAAACCGGAGGGAATGATACCACTGCCAACGAATTTACTCGCCAAGTCTTCCAAAATGTCCCCGTCCTTCCCCGAGATGCTCGGGAATCCAGTGACGTCTTTTTCAAGCAGGGTCAAGGGGATGTCTTAATCAACTATGAAAACGAAGTGATATTGGCGAAACAAAACGGCCAAGAACTTCCATATCTGATTCCCGAGGTGAATATTTCTATCGATAATCCCATTGCCGTGGTTGATGCCAATGTGGATCAACATGGCACCAGGGAAGTTGCGGAAGCCTTCGTCCAATATTTATTTACCCCAAGCGCTCAACGGGAATTTGCAAAAGTTGGATTCCGGCCTGTAGATCCGAATGTTGCTGCTGAATTTAGCAATCAATTTCCGCCGATCCAAACCTTGTTCACCGTTGCTGATTTGGGGGGGTGGGATACAGTGCAAACTAAATTCTTTGACGATGGCGCTATCTTTGACACAATTTTGAGCCAAGTCAGACGATAA
- a CDS encoding diguanylate cyclase domain-containing protein, with translation MENPIAGAIKKSSTPDKEPPLILIVDDDRFMRDLLRQVMEKEGYRVAEAENGLQGLEAYIRLHPDMVLVDAIMPVMDGFTCCTKLQAMFEDDSGEYDFASHTPILMITSLEDSKSVDHAFEVGAVDFVTKPIHWAVLRQRVRRLLEQAQLYRQLQAANEELQRLAFLDGLTRVANRRGFDQALEHEWRRLIRESVSAKNAGTETHFVQNPSSLSLILCDVDFFKRYNDSCGHLAGDECLQQVAEALRRAVNRPGDLVARYGGEEFAVLLPNTDAAGAVSVAQKIRTEIRNLQIPHPTSSVSEFITISLGVTATIPCRNTAPCELISIADKALYQAKESGRDRLILKIFILPN, from the coding sequence ATGGAGAATCCTATAGCGGGCGCAATTAAAAAATCATCGACTCCGGATAAAGAACCGCCCCTGATCTTGATCGTCGATGATGACCGTTTTATGCGGGATCTCCTCCGTCAAGTCATGGAAAAAGAAGGCTACCGAGTAGCCGAGGCGGAAAATGGCCTTCAGGGTTTAGAGGCTTATATTCGCCTGCATCCCGATATGGTTTTAGTGGATGCCATCATGCCTGTTATGGATGGTTTTACTTGCTGTACTAAGCTGCAAGCCATGTTTGAGGATGATTCTGGGGAGTATGACTTTGCATCCCATACCCCTATTTTAATGATTACCAGTCTTGAGGACAGTAAATCGGTGGATCACGCATTCGAGGTGGGTGCGGTAGATTTCGTCACGAAACCGATTCACTGGGCAGTTTTGCGTCAACGGGTGAGACGGTTGCTAGAACAAGCGCAGCTTTATCGACAGCTACAAGCGGCGAATGAAGAGTTGCAGCGTCTAGCGTTTCTGGATGGGTTGACTCGGGTTGCCAATCGGCGAGGTTTTGACCAAGCATTAGAACATGAGTGGCGGCGACTGATTCGGGAAAGTGTTTCGGCGAAAAATGCCGGAACAGAAACTCATTTTGTCCAAAATCCCTCCTCTTTGTCTTTGATTTTGTGTGATGTAGACTTTTTTAAGCGCTACAACGATTCCTGCGGGCATTTAGCCGGGGACGAATGTTTACAACAAGTTGCAGAGGCGCTGCGTCGTGCAGTCAACCGTCCCGGCGATTTGGTGGCCCGTTATGGGGGAGAAGAATTTGCCGTGTTGCTTCCCAATACGGATGCAGCAGGGGCAGTGAGTGTGGCCCAAAAAATTAGGACAGAAATCCGCAATTTACAGATTCCCCATCCGACTTCTTCCGTGAGTGAATTTATTACCATTAGTTTGGGGGTGACTGCCACGATTCCCTGTCGGAATACAGCCCCCTGTGAGTTGATTTCTATTGCGGATAAAGCCCTCTATCAGGCGAAAGAATCGGGGCGCGATCGCCTGATTTTAAAAATTTTTATCCTCCCCAATTAA
- a CDS encoding ABC transporter permease encodes MNLWESLDMATKTLVANKTRSTLTMLGIIIGNAAVIATVGVGSGAQNFIGGQIESLGTNVLIIAPGNRNSRRLGGPPQTLVLDDAKAIASQVPGLNGVSPELNGSELVRYGNQNFSALIFGTMPDFLNVRNFEVEKGRFLNELDVQRSNPVVALGSDLAIALFGDSNPIGEKVRIKNVSLEVIGVMKPKGASFGTNYDETALIPITTMANRILGRQSPYGLPLSFIWVTIANEEGMGMAQFQIENLLRLRHRITEEDDFFVQNQQDLMNTFDAITGALTVLLAAVASISLLVGGIGIMNIMLVSVTERTQEIGLRKAIGATQQDILIQFIIEAVILSVAGGAVGIGIGVGGIFLIALVTPFEAGVSGMAIALATSVSGGIGLFFGVVPARRAAQLDPIIALRSE; translated from the coding sequence ATGAACCTATGGGAAAGCCTGGATATGGCCACAAAAACCCTCGTGGCCAATAAAACCCGCAGTACCTTGACGATGTTGGGGATTATTATCGGGAATGCTGCCGTGATTGCTACCGTTGGGGTGGGGTCAGGGGCGCAAAATTTTATTGGCGGACAAATAGAATCCCTAGGAACGAATGTATTGATTATTGCCCCCGGGAATCGGAATAGCCGGAGATTAGGAGGACCGCCACAAACTTTGGTCTTGGACGATGCCAAGGCGATCGCCTCCCAAGTCCCGGGGCTTAATGGGGTCTCTCCAGAACTCAACGGCAGCGAACTGGTGCGCTATGGCAATCAAAACTTTTCAGCATTGATATTTGGCACCATGCCCGATTTTCTGAACGTCCGCAACTTTGAGGTAGAAAAGGGACGATTTTTAAATGAATTAGATGTTCAACGCAGCAATCCAGTGGTGGCGTTAGGTTCAGATTTAGCCATTGCTTTATTTGGAGACAGCAACCCCATTGGAGAAAAGGTCCGCATCAAAAATGTCAGCCTAGAAGTGATTGGGGTGATGAAACCGAAAGGAGCATCCTTTGGTACGAACTACGACGAAACCGCGTTAATTCCCATTACGACTATGGCGAATAGAATCCTGGGACGACAATCGCCTTATGGACTCCCGTTGTCTTTTATTTGGGTGACGATCGCCAATGAAGAAGGGATGGGAATGGCACAGTTTCAGATTGAAAATTTGCTGCGTCTGCGCCATCGAATTACGGAGGAAGATGATTTTTTCGTTCAGAATCAGCAAGATTTAATGAATACCTTTGATGCCATTACCGGCGCGTTAACGGTGTTACTCGCAGCGGTGGCAAGTATCTCCCTGCTGGTGGGTGGGATTGGGATTATGAATATTATGTTGGTATCCGTGACGGAACGGACTCAGGAGATTGGCTTACGCAAGGCGATCGGCGCAACTCAGCAAGATATTTTAATTCAGTTCATCATAGAAGCAGTGATTCTATCGGTGGCGGGGGGTGCAGTCGGCATTGGCATTGGGGTGGGGGGAATTTTTTTGATTGCCCTAGTCACGCCTTTTGAGGCGGGCGTGTCAGGAATGGCGATCGCCCTGGCAACCAGTGTCTCTGGAGGCATCGGTTTATTTTTTGGCGTGGTTCCTGCCCGTCGTGCAGCCCAACTAGACCCGATTATAGCTTTAAGAAGTGAGTAA
- a CDS encoding WD40 repeat domain-containing protein — MRLSWRWFLLSSLISLTFAIALQDRSQVAHSQIQPPSSESLNQQSGPLFILDKTLEGHTSWVGALKFSPDGSILASGSRDNTINLWNWTSGELIRTLLGHSDDVNSLAFSPDGQGLASASTDLTVKLWDVNQGILTGTRLGHTFAVRGVTFTPDGQTLASASADRSIILWDVSTERERRTLNWHSSFVWSVAVSPDGNTLVSGGYDNTIRFWRMPNGRRWRSIEGHSSPITAIAFSPDGQTIASASADHTIKLWDVNTGSLKSTLTGHADWVLAVAFSPDGQLLASGGADRTLRLWNVENGSLRTLFNNHQGRVLSVAFSPDGQALASASADQTIKIWRATTP, encoded by the coding sequence ATGAGATTATCTTGGCGCTGGTTTTTACTTTCTAGCTTAATAAGTTTAACCTTCGCGATCGCCCTCCAGGATCGGTCGCAAGTGGCCCATTCGCAAATCCAGCCTCCCTCAAGCGAGAGCCTGAACCAGCAATCCGGACCCCTTTTTATCTTAGACAAAACCCTGGAAGGACACACCAGTTGGGTAGGAGCCCTAAAATTTAGTCCCGATGGCAGCATCCTAGCCAGTGGCAGTCGAGATAATACAATCAATCTCTGGAATTGGACAAGTGGGGAATTGATTCGCACCCTGCTGGGACATTCAGATGATGTGAATTCCCTCGCTTTTAGTCCTGATGGACAAGGTTTAGCCAGTGCCAGTACCGATCTCACCGTCAAGTTGTGGGATGTGAATCAGGGCATTTTAACCGGGACGCGATTGGGTCATACCTTTGCGGTTCGTGGGGTCACCTTCACCCCCGATGGACAAACCCTCGCCTCTGCCAGTGCCGATCGCAGCATCATCCTGTGGGATGTCAGCACCGAACGAGAACGGCGCACCCTCAACTGGCATTCCAGCTTTGTCTGGTCAGTCGCCGTCAGTCCCGATGGCAATACCTTAGTGAGTGGGGGCTACGATAACACCATCCGCTTTTGGAGAATGCCTAATGGCAGAAGGTGGCGCTCCATTGAAGGGCATTCTAGCCCGATTACCGCGATCGCCTTTAGTCCCGATGGACAAACCATCGCCAGTGCCAGTGCCGATCACACCATCAAGTTATGGGATGTCAACACCGGGTCGTTGAAAAGCACCTTAACGGGTCATGCGGATTGGGTCCTAGCGGTGGCATTTAGTCCCGATGGTCAACTGCTTGCTAGTGGGGGTGCCGATCGCACCCTGCGCCTGTGGAATGTCGAAAATGGTTCTCTGCGAACCCTCTTTAACAATCATCAAGGGAGAGTCCTCTCCGTTGCCTTTAGTCCCGATGGACAGGCCCTAGCCAGTGCCAGTGCCGACCAAACCATTAAAATTTGGAGAGCTACGACTCCATAA
- the nblB gene encoding phycobilisome degradation protein NblB produces the protein MNVTPESVRELLHSETMGDRLRGVNQLRQLEPAIALELILPTIQDSSARVRYAAVSQMASLGKLDRDVALTVLRDRLLNDSETDVQAAAADSLGGLQLTEAFEELQQIYHNTSEWLLKLSIVAALGELGDSRSFEILEDALNSSESLIKTAAIGSFGELGDRRATALLIPYATDADWQIRHRVAQALGLLGGPEVRPVLETLAQDEVSPVAQTAQVSLSAVV, from the coding sequence ATGAACGTTACTCCAGAGTCAGTAAGGGAATTACTGCATTCAGAAACAATGGGCGATCGCCTACGCGGAGTGAATCAACTTCGACAACTGGAACCGGCGATCGCGTTAGAACTGATTTTACCGACGATTCAAGATAGCAGTGCGCGGGTGCGGTATGCAGCAGTCAGTCAAATGGCCAGTTTAGGCAAGCTGGATCGGGATGTTGCCTTAACGGTCCTGCGCGATCGCCTGTTAAATGATTCTGAAACGGATGTCCAAGCAGCAGCGGCGGACTCTCTAGGGGGTTTGCAATTAACGGAAGCATTTGAAGAGTTGCAACAAATCTATCACAATACCTCTGAATGGCTGCTTAAACTCAGTATTGTTGCGGCTTTAGGAGAATTGGGGGATAGTCGGTCTTTTGAAATTTTAGAAGATGCCCTGAATTCTTCAGAAAGTCTCATTAAAACAGCGGCGATCGGGTCGTTCGGGGAACTGGGCGATCGCCGAGCTACTGCATTATTAATTCCCTACGCTACCGATGCGGATTGGCAGATTCGCCATCGCGTCGCTCAAGCCTTGGGACTGCTCGGGGGTCCTGAAGTTCGTCCCGTCTTAGAAACATTGGCCCAAGATGAAGTTTCCCCGGTGGCACAAACGGCACAAGTCAGTTTATCCGCCGTGGTTTGA
- a CDS encoding ABC transporter ATP-binding protein, with amino-acid sequence MNSQNQLQSTLPIPEQKSAIVELKDVYKIYGSGNTEVQALKGVNLSIYEGEYCSIMGASGSGKSTAMNIIGCLDRPSSGYYYLDQVDVTQMEDANLAKIRNLKLGFVFQQYHLLAQLSALENVMLPMVYAGVAASERRERAMEALTRVGLENRMNNKPNQMSGGQQQRVAIARAIVNRPVLLLADEPTGALDTKTTEEVIHIFSELNASGMTIVMVTHEPEVARASKRIVMFRDGEVIQSHLTPADLHGATF; translated from the coding sequence ATGAACTCTCAAAATCAACTCCAATCTACTCTACCGATTCCCGAACAAAAATCGGCGATCGTTGAACTCAAAGATGTTTACAAGATTTACGGGTCCGGGAATACAGAAGTGCAAGCCCTCAAAGGGGTTAATTTAAGCATTTATGAAGGAGAATATTGCTCAATCATGGGTGCATCGGGTTCGGGGAAATCTACCGCCATGAATATTATTGGTTGCTTGGATAGACCCAGTAGCGGATATTATTATCTCGATCAAGTCGATGTGACCCAAATGGAAGATGCGAATTTAGCCAAAATTCGGAATTTAAAGTTAGGATTTGTTTTTCAACAATATCATTTGTTAGCTCAACTGAGCGCCTTAGAAAATGTGATGTTGCCGATGGTATATGCGGGGGTTGCCGCATCGGAACGACGGGAACGAGCGATGGAGGCATTAACAAGGGTGGGCCTAGAAAACCGGATGAATAATAAGCCGAATCAGATGTCTGGGGGACAACAACAACGGGTAGCGATCGCCCGGGCGATCGTCAATCGACCTGTTTTACTCTTAGCGGATGAACCTACCGGCGCTTTAGATACCAAAACCACCGAAGAAGTTATTCATATTTTCTCAGAACTAAATGCCAGTGGCATGACCATCGTGATGGTTACCCATGAACCCGAAGTTGCCCGCGCCAGTAAACGAATTGTCATGTTTCGCGATGGAGAGGTCATACAATCCCATCTCACCCCGGCTGATTTGCATGGCGCTACGTTTTAA
- a CDS encoding CBS domain-containing protein produces MAKTVAEIMTRDPLVVTSQTSLDEAIQIMAERRFSGLPVVDAEGKLMGIISQGDLMWRESGVTPPPYIMVLDSVIYLENPAKYQRDLHKALGQTVGEVMTKNPQTIRPDKFLREAAELMHEKGVNRLPVIDSEGKPIGILTRGDIVRAMATEEG; encoded by the coding sequence ATGGCGAAAACAGTTGCCGAGATTATGACCCGAGATCCGCTCGTCGTGACTTCACAGACGTCTTTGGATGAGGCGATTCAGATTATGGCGGAACGGCGGTTCAGTGGACTTCCCGTGGTGGATGCGGAGGGAAAGTTGATGGGGATTATTTCCCAGGGAGACTTGATGTGGCGGGAAAGTGGGGTGACGCCGCCGCCCTATATTATGGTGCTTGATAGTGTGATTTATTTAGAAAATCCCGCTAAATATCAGCGGGATTTACATAAGGCTCTGGGACAAACCGTGGGGGAAGTGATGACCAAAAATCCTCAAACGATTAGACCGGATAAGTTTTTACGAGAGGCGGCAGAATTGATGCATGAGAAGGGAGTAAATCGCTTGCCGGTAATTGATTCAGAGGGTAAGCCAATTGGAATCCTGACTCGGGGAGATATTGTGCGGGCAATGGCAACTGAGGAAGGGTAA